Within Longimicrobium sp., the genomic segment TCAGCTCGTTGGCGTACACCTGGTAGCGCACGCGCAGGGTGCCGTCGGCGGGTGGGTCCACGAGCCAGCGGTTCTTGTCCGTCTTCGTCCATGAAAGCGGAGCCCCCGCCCCGTCCGCGGCTTCGAAGCGCTGGACGTTGCGGGGGAACTCGCGCATCAGGTACGACCCGGGGGTCCACGACGGCATCGCGAGCGACGCCGGTCCGCGGACCCCCTCAACTTCGATATCGACGTGCAGGAGGTGCGTGTGCGGCTCGGGAAAGGAGAGCCGGTAGCGGACCGCGGCCACCCTAGCGGCGCCGGCGCCAGGCGAGCGCGGCCAGCGCCCCCGCCACGATGCCGCCACCGATCGCCAGCGGGCGCGCGAAGCCGGAGACCCCGCTCTCCCTGGCGATGCTCCCCGCCATGAAGAGCATGTTGGCCGGGCGCTCTGCCAGGCGGCGCATCAGGTACGGGTACCAGCTCTCGCCAAAGGGAACGTACACGCGCACGTTGTACCCCTCCTCGCGCAGCCGCGCCTGCAGGTCGCGGCGGACGCCGTACAGCATCTGGAACTCGAAGGAGTCCTTGGAGATCCCCTTCTCCCACACGTAGCGGCGGGCGGCGTCGATGATCGCCTCGTCGTGCGTGGCGATGGCGGGGTAGTTGCCCGCGTCCAGCAGGCGCTGCATCTCCTCCACGAACATGCGGTCGGTGTCCGCCTTGTCCGGGAAGGCGACCGTGTCCGGCTCCTTGTACGCGCCCTTTACGAGCCGGACGCGCGCCTTGAGGGCGATCATCCGCTCCAGGTCGTCCGGGGTGCGGCGGAGGTACGACTGGAGGACGGTGCCGGTGTTGTGGAAGCCGTCCGCCCAGAGCGCCTCCACCAGCGCGACGGTGCGCTCGGTGTACTCGCTGCTCTCCATGTCCAGCCGCACGAAGATCTCGCCCGCGCCGTCGCCCAGCTCGCGGGCGCGCTGCAGGACCATCTCGATGTTGCGGCGGCAGAACTCCGGG encodes:
- a CDS encoding proline dehydrogenase family protein; its protein translation is MLKQSLLYLSQSPTAKRMVTGTPISRAMAQRFVAGDTLEEAVEAARVLNDAGLTVSLDYLGEAVESREEAEAATDMVIRILETVKREGLDANVSVKPTQFGLDMDPEFCRRNIEMVLQRARELGDGAGEIFVRLDMESSEYTERTVALVEALWADGFHNTGTVLQSYLRRTPDDLERMIALKARVRLVKGAYKEPDTVAFPDKADTDRMFVEEMQRLLDAGNYPAIATHDEAIIDAARRYVWEKGISKDSFEFQMLYGVRRDLQARLREEGYNVRVYVPFGESWYPYLMRRLAERPANMLFMAGSIARESGVSGFARPLAIGGGIVAGALAALAWRRRR